In Ruania zhangjianzhongii, the following proteins share a genomic window:
- the abc-f gene encoding ribosomal protection-like ABC-F family protein, producing the protein MISAQDVELRIGARQLLSGASFRIDAGMRIGLVGRNGAGKTTLTRTLAGEGQPTSGTITNNGTVGYLPQDPRTGDLDQLARDRVLSARNLHEVLRRIRRAETDMASEDDAVREKAMDRYTRLDAEFSAQGGWAAESEAARITSNLGLPTRVLGQPLRTLSGGQRRRVELARILFSDSETLLLDEPTNHLDADSIAWLREFLGSYPGGFIVISHDTGLLRSTVNTVFHLDANRSVLDVYSLGWDAYLEQRETDERRRRRERANAEKKASALMAQADKMRAKATKAVAAQNMIRRAERMLSGLEEVRAADKVAKLRFPDPAPCGRTPLRAEGLSKSYGSQEVFTDVDLAIDRGSKVVVLGLNGAGKTTLLRLLGGIEPSDTGEVLPGHGLKIGYYAQEHETLDTSRTVVENLRTAAPDLTDTQVRSVLGSFLFSGDDADKPAGVLSGGEKTRLALALLVVSQANVLLLDEPTNNLDPASREEILAALRSFTGAVVLVTHDEGAVAALQPERVLLLPDGDEDLWNESYLELVSLA; encoded by the coding sequence GTGATTAGTGCGCAAGACGTGGAGCTCCGGATCGGGGCTCGTCAGCTCCTCTCCGGGGCGAGCTTTCGCATCGACGCCGGGATGCGGATCGGCCTGGTCGGTCGCAACGGTGCGGGGAAGACGACCCTGACCCGGACGCTCGCAGGCGAAGGACAGCCCACCAGCGGCACGATCACCAACAACGGTACGGTCGGGTACCTGCCGCAGGACCCGCGCACCGGTGACCTGGACCAACTGGCCCGGGACCGGGTGCTCTCCGCACGCAACCTGCACGAGGTGCTCCGGCGGATCCGTCGCGCCGAGACCGATATGGCCAGCGAGGACGACGCGGTGCGGGAGAAGGCGATGGACCGCTACACGCGCCTGGATGCCGAGTTCTCCGCCCAGGGCGGCTGGGCCGCAGAGAGCGAAGCGGCCCGGATCACCTCCAACCTGGGCCTGCCCACCCGGGTACTCGGCCAGCCGCTGCGCACCCTCTCCGGTGGTCAGCGCCGCCGGGTGGAGCTGGCCCGGATTCTGTTCTCCGACTCCGAGACGCTGCTCCTGGACGAGCCGACCAACCACCTCGACGCCGACTCGATCGCCTGGTTGCGGGAGTTCCTCGGCAGCTATCCCGGTGGGTTCATCGTGATCAGTCACGACACCGGCCTGCTCCGTTCGACCGTGAACACCGTGTTCCACCTGGACGCCAACCGGTCGGTGCTGGACGTGTACAGCCTCGGCTGGGACGCCTACCTGGAGCAGCGAGAGACCGACGAGCGCCGCCGCCGCCGAGAACGGGCGAACGCGGAGAAGAAGGCGTCGGCGCTGATGGCCCAGGCGGACAAGATGCGCGCCAAGGCCACCAAGGCGGTCGCCGCGCAGAACATGATCCGCCGGGCCGAGCGCATGCTCTCGGGCCTCGAGGAGGTGCGGGCCGCGGACAAGGTGGCCAAGCTGCGCTTCCCGGACCCAGCACCCTGTGGGCGCACCCCGCTGCGAGCCGAGGGACTGTCCAAGTCCTACGGATCGCAGGAGGTGTTCACCGATGTGGACCTGGCCATCGACCGCGGCAGCAAAGTGGTGGTGCTCGGTCTGAACGGTGCCGGCAAGACGACGCTGCTGCGGCTGCTCGGCGGCATCGAGCCCAGCGACACCGGTGAGGTGCTGCCCGGCCACGGGCTGAAGATCGGCTACTACGCCCAGGAGCACGAGACGCTGGACACCAGCCGCACGGTGGTAGAGAACCTGCGCACTGCCGCGCCGGACCTGACCGACACCCAGGTGCGCAGCGTGCTCGGTTCGTTCCTGTTCTCCGGGGACGATGCGGACAAGCCCGCCGGGGTGCTCTCCGGCGGGGAGAAGACCCGGTTGGCGCTCGCGCTGCTGGTGGTCTCCCAGGCGAACGTGCTGCTCCTGGACGAACCGACGAACAACCTTGACCCGGCCAGCCGGGAAGAGATCCTCGCCGCCCTGCGCAGCTTCACCGGCGCCGTCGTGCTGGTCACGCACGACGAAGGTGCGGTCGCCGCGCTCCAGCCGGAGCGCGTGCTGCTGCTGCCGGACGGCGACGAAGACCTGTGGAACGAGTCCTACCTCGAGCTGGTGTCCCTGGCCTGA
- a CDS encoding helix-turn-helix transcriptional regulator: MTTDIEEAEATTRERVRGLIIELGPITAAELAAELELTSAAIRRHLAVLERSGQVAVREDTSALPRGRGRPAKRYIATSAAHPQAGAAYAQMAVRALTELGEKVGPEAIEAFAQERSDDLQRRYQAQVDAAGEDLHARAAALSDALSEDGYAASSRPLGGFAVQLCQGHCPVQQIATQFPQLCEAETRAFADLLGVHVQRLATLAGGEHVCTTHIPVTIPSPGKGMSTHQ, encoded by the coding sequence GTGACGACCGACATCGAGGAAGCTGAGGCCACCACGCGGGAGCGGGTCCGCGGGCTGATCATCGAGCTCGGGCCGATCACTGCCGCCGAGCTGGCTGCCGAGCTGGAGCTGACCTCAGCGGCCATCCGTAGACATCTGGCAGTCCTGGAGCGCTCCGGACAGGTAGCGGTCCGGGAAGACACCTCGGCGCTGCCGCGGGGCCGAGGACGCCCCGCCAAGCGCTACATCGCCACCTCGGCCGCGCACCCGCAGGCCGGCGCCGCCTACGCCCAGATGGCCGTGCGCGCGCTCACCGAACTCGGCGAGAAGGTTGGACCGGAAGCGATCGAGGCGTTCGCACAAGAACGCTCCGACGACCTGCAACGCCGCTACCAGGCCCAGGTCGATGCTGCCGGTGAGGATCTGCACGCCCGCGCCGCAGCGTTGTCCGATGCGCTCAGCGAGGACGGCTACGCTGCTAGTTCCAGGCCGCTCGGAGGCTTCGCCGTCCAGTTGTGCCAGGGCCACTGCCCGGTGCAGCAGATCGCTACCCAGTTCCCCCAGCTCTGCGAGGCAGAGACCCGAGCTTTCGCCGACCTGCTCGGCGTGCACGTGCAGCGCCTGGCCACCCTCGCTGGTGGCGAACATGTCTGCACAACCCATATCCCGGTGACGATCCCCAGCCCGGGGAAAGGAATGAGTACACACCAATGA
- a CDS encoding SURF1 family protein produces MRNRYAFLRSTRWLGIAALVLAVSVTCVLLGRWQLSRYETKADQADLVTTNYDAAPVPATELLPGPEAALVHQDTWRTVQLDGEYLSPGLLLPQRPIEGSAADHVIGVFAADTAQGTWLFVVDRGWYPTDSFTDHSAQAELPEGEVSLTVRLRAAEPASDRDLGPGRLHALHPEQVLAELASLSGAGTDLEDAALVTGAYGTLATEVPSTAEPPAPLPRPSTDLGNHLSYAFQWWVFAIGAWVGFVVLARREAAGLGAAQPGAGDSDATTGSRPASATGPRRRRSFADDAEEDALIDAQLGGQHAQSLQARDTSSR; encoded by the coding sequence ATGAGGAACCGGTATGCGTTCCTGCGCAGCACCAGGTGGCTCGGTATCGCCGCCCTGGTGCTGGCGGTGAGCGTGACCTGTGTGCTCCTCGGGCGCTGGCAGCTGAGCCGGTACGAGACCAAGGCTGACCAGGCCGATCTGGTCACCACCAACTATGACGCCGCACCGGTCCCGGCCACTGAGCTGCTGCCTGGCCCGGAGGCCGCGCTCGTGCACCAGGACACCTGGCGCACCGTGCAGCTGGACGGCGAGTACCTGTCCCCCGGCCTGCTGCTGCCGCAACGTCCGATCGAAGGGTCCGCGGCCGACCATGTGATCGGCGTGTTCGCCGCCGATACGGCGCAGGGCACCTGGTTGTTCGTGGTGGACCGCGGCTGGTATCCGACCGACTCGTTCACCGACCACTCCGCCCAGGCCGAGCTGCCCGAGGGGGAGGTGAGCCTGACCGTGCGCCTGCGGGCCGCCGAACCGGCCAGCGATCGAGACCTCGGACCCGGCCGGCTGCATGCGCTGCACCCGGAGCAGGTGCTGGCCGAGCTGGCGTCGCTCAGCGGTGCCGGCACCGACCTTGAGGACGCGGCACTGGTCACCGGTGCGTACGGCACGCTGGCCACCGAGGTGCCGAGCACCGCCGAACCGCCGGCGCCGCTGCCGCGCCCGTCCACGGACCTGGGCAACCACCTGTCCTACGCGTTCCAGTGGTGGGTGTTCGCCATCGGAGCCTGGGTGGGCTTCGTGGTGCTCGCCCGCCGGGAGGCGGCAGGTCTCGGTGCGGCCCAGCCCGGCGCCGGCGATAGCGATGCGACCACTGGCAGCAGGCCGGCATCGGCCACCGGGCCGCGACGGCGGAGGAGCTTCGCGGACGATGCCGAGGAGGATGCGCTGATCGATGCCCAGCTCGGCGGGCAGCACGCGCAGTCGCTTCAGGCCAGGGACACCAGCTCGAGGTAG
- a CDS encoding SufS family cysteine desulfurase, which produces MSTTAEHTLTAAELAAVRADFPLLERTVRGGQPLVYLDSAATSQKPECVIDAEQDFYLRRNAAVHRGAHALAEEATDAYEHARAAVAGFIGAGADELVWTKNATEAINLVAYAMSNASAGRGAPASERLRIGPGDEVVVTEAEHHANLVPWQELCARTGAALRYLTVTDDGRIDTTSLDVITERTALVALTHVSNVTGAISPVAEVVAAAHAAGALVVLDACQSVPHLPVDVRSLDVDFAAFSGHKMLGPTGIGALYGRRELLEAMPPVLTGGSMVEVVTMTSTTYAPPPARFEAGTQMVAQAVGLGAAADYLSELGMPALAAHEAELTTHLLRRVGDVPGVRILGPTDPATRIGVVSFVVDGVHPHDVGQLLDAAGIAVRVGHHCAQPLHRRLGAHSSARASVGIHTTIEEIDFFAEHLARVRQFFGRP; this is translated from the coding sequence ATGTCCACCACAGCGGAGCACACCCTGACGGCGGCGGAGCTGGCCGCCGTCAGGGCGGACTTCCCGCTGCTGGAGCGCACGGTCCGGGGCGGTCAGCCACTGGTCTACCTGGACTCGGCAGCCACCAGCCAGAAGCCCGAGTGTGTCATCGACGCCGAGCAGGACTTCTACCTGCGCCGGAACGCGGCCGTGCACCGCGGTGCACACGCACTCGCCGAAGAAGCCACCGACGCCTACGAGCACGCCCGGGCCGCAGTCGCCGGCTTCATCGGCGCCGGTGCGGATGAGCTGGTCTGGACCAAGAACGCCACTGAGGCGATCAACCTGGTCGCCTATGCGATGTCGAACGCCTCCGCCGGGCGCGGCGCACCGGCCTCCGAGCGGCTGCGGATCGGCCCCGGAGACGAGGTCGTGGTCACCGAGGCGGAGCATCACGCCAACCTCGTGCCCTGGCAGGAGCTGTGTGCGCGCACCGGTGCCGCCCTGCGCTATCTGACGGTCACCGACGACGGCCGCATCGACACCACCAGCCTGGACGTGATCACCGAGCGCACCGCGCTGGTAGCCCTCACCCATGTCTCGAACGTCACCGGCGCGATCTCCCCGGTGGCCGAGGTGGTCGCCGCCGCTCACGCAGCGGGGGCACTGGTGGTGCTGGACGCGTGCCAGAGCGTGCCGCACCTGCCGGTGGATGTGCGATCCCTGGACGTCGACTTCGCCGCCTTCTCCGGGCACAAGATGCTCGGCCCCACCGGGATCGGCGCGCTCTACGGCAGACGTGAGCTGCTCGAGGCGATGCCGCCGGTGCTCACCGGCGGGTCGATGGTGGAGGTGGTCACGATGACCTCGACCACCTACGCCCCGCCGCCGGCCCGGTTCGAGGCCGGCACCCAGATGGTCGCTCAAGCCGTTGGCCTGGGCGCCGCTGCGGACTACCTGTCCGAGCTGGGGATGCCGGCGTTGGCCGCGCACGAGGCCGAGCTCACCACCCACCTGCTCCGGCGGGTCGGGGATGTGCCAGGGGTACGGATCCTCGGCCCCACCGACCCGGCGACGCGGATCGGTGTGGTGTCCTTCGTCGTGGACGGCGTACACCCGCATGACGTCGGCCAGCTGCTGGATGCCGCCGGGATCGCCGTCCGGGTGGGGCACCACTGTGCCCAGCCGTTGCACCGCCGCCTGGGTGCCCACTCCTCGGCGCGCGCCTCGGTCGGGATACACACCACTATCGAGGAGATCGACTTCTTCGCTGAGCACCTCGCCCGGGTGCGGCAGTTCTTCGGGAGGCCCTGA
- a CDS encoding metal-sulfur cluster assembly factor produces the protein MTDTTNDVTAVPTAADVEEALRDVIDPELGINVVDLGLVYGVTIDQTNEAVIDMTLTSAACPLTDMIEDQASQALEGITAGMRINWVWMPPWGPEKITDDGREQLRALGFNV, from the coding sequence ATGACTGACACCACCAACGACGTCACCGCGGTACCCACTGCCGCCGATGTGGAAGAAGCCCTCCGCGACGTGATCGACCCCGAGCTGGGGATCAACGTCGTCGACCTGGGCCTGGTCTACGGCGTGACTATCGACCAGACGAACGAGGCCGTCATCGACATGACGCTGACTTCGGCCGCCTGCCCGCTCACCGACATGATCGAGGACCAGGCGTCGCAAGCGCTCGAAGGCATCACCGCCGGGATGCGGATCAACTGGGTCTGGATGCCGCCGTGGGGCCCGGAGAAGATCACCGACGACGGCCGCGAGCAGCTGCGGGCGCTGGGCTTCAACGTCTGA
- the sufB gene encoding Fe-S cluster assembly protein SufB, which yields MTTPTTSKEQALLAQEETIASLGNYGYGWHDADDAGANAARGLSADVVNNIADLKDESDWMRKNRLKALRLFEKKPMPHWGADLSGIDFDNIKYFVRSTEKQAQSWEDLPAEIKETYDRLGIPEAEKQRLVAGVAAQYESEVVYHQINEELERQGVLFLDTDTALREHPEFFEEYFGTVIPAGDNKFASLNTAVWSGGSFVYVPPGVHVEIPLQAYFRINTENMGQFERTLIIADEGSYVHYVEGCTAPIYSSDSLHSAVVEIVVKKDARVRYTTIQNWSNNVYNLVTKRATVAEGGNMEWIDGNIGSKVTMKYPAVYLMGEHARGETLSIAFAGADQHQDTGSKMVHMAPHTSSSIVSKSVARGGGRASYRGLVQVLDGAERSKSTVLCDALLVDQISRSDTYPYVDVREDDVEMGHEATVSKVSEEQLFYLMSRGLEETEAMAMIVRGFVEPIARELPMEYALELNRLIELQMEGAVG from the coding sequence ATGACGACACCGACCACCAGCAAGGAACAGGCGCTGCTGGCGCAGGAAGAGACGATCGCGTCCCTCGGCAACTACGGCTACGGCTGGCACGACGCCGATGACGCCGGCGCGAACGCCGCGCGTGGTCTGTCCGCGGACGTGGTGAACAACATCGCGGACCTGAAGGACGAGTCCGACTGGATGCGCAAGAACCGGCTCAAGGCGCTGCGGCTGTTCGAGAAGAAGCCGATGCCGCACTGGGGTGCCGACCTCTCCGGGATCGACTTCGACAACATCAAGTACTTCGTGCGCTCCACGGAGAAGCAGGCGCAGAGCTGGGAAGACCTGCCGGCGGAGATCAAGGAGACCTACGACCGGCTCGGCATCCCCGAGGCGGAGAAGCAGCGACTGGTCGCCGGGGTGGCCGCCCAGTACGAGTCCGAGGTGGTCTACCACCAGATCAACGAGGAGCTCGAGCGTCAGGGTGTGCTCTTCCTGGACACCGACACAGCGCTGCGCGAGCACCCGGAGTTCTTCGAGGAGTACTTCGGCACCGTCATCCCGGCCGGGGACAACAAGTTCGCCTCGCTGAACACTGCGGTCTGGTCCGGGGGCTCGTTCGTGTACGTCCCGCCGGGCGTGCACGTGGAGATCCCGCTGCAGGCCTACTTCCGGATCAACACCGAGAACATGGGCCAGTTCGAGCGAACGCTGATCATCGCCGACGAAGGCTCCTACGTGCACTATGTCGAGGGCTGCACCGCCCCGATCTACTCCTCCGACTCGCTGCACTCAGCGGTCGTGGAGATCGTGGTGAAGAAGGACGCCCGGGTGCGCTACACCACGATCCAGAACTGGTCCAACAACGTCTACAACCTGGTGACCAAGCGGGCCACCGTGGCTGAGGGCGGCAACATGGAGTGGATCGACGGGAACATCGGCTCCAAGGTGACGATGAAGTACCCGGCGGTGTACCTGATGGGCGAGCACGCCCGTGGGGAGACGCTGTCCATCGCGTTCGCCGGCGCGGACCAGCACCAGGACACCGGTTCCAAGATGGTGCACATGGCCCCGCACACCTCCTCCTCGATCGTGTCCAAGTCGGTGGCACGCGGCGGCGGCCGGGCTTCCTACCGCGGACTGGTGCAGGTGCTCGACGGCGCCGAACGCTCCAAGTCCACGGTGCTCTGCGATGCGCTGCTGGTGGACCAGATCTCCCGTTCGGACACCTACCCGTATGTGGACGTGCGCGAGGACGACGTCGAGATGGGGCACGAGGCCACCGTCTCCAAGGTCAGCGAGGAACAGCTCTTCTACCTGATGTCCCGCGGCCTGGAAGAGACCGAGGCGATGGCGATGATCGTGCGCGGCTTCGTCGAGCCGATCGCGCGCGAGCTGCCGATGGAGTACGCACTTGAGCTGAACCGGCTCATCGAACTGCAGATGGAAGGGGCCGTCGGCTGA
- the sufC gene encoding Fe-S cluster assembly ATPase SufC yields the protein MSTLEIRDLHVSVTIPDGTAKPILRGVDLTINSGETHAIMGPNGSGKSTLAYSIAGHPKYQVTSGEVLLDGESVLEMSVDERARAGLFLAMQYPVEVPGVTVSNFLRTAKTAIDGQAPALRHWVSDVRGTMKDLRMDPVFAERNVNEGFSGGEKKRHEILQLELLKPKFAVLDETDSGLDVDALRVVAEGVNRVKDNTEVGIMLITHYTRILNYITPDFVHVFVNGRVAEQGGPELADRLEAEGYDRFLTPA from the coding sequence ATGTCCACCCTTGAGATCCGCGACCTGCACGTCAGCGTCACCATTCCGGACGGTACCGCCAAGCCGATCCTGCGTGGGGTCGACCTGACCATCAACAGCGGCGAGACGCACGCCATCATGGGACCGAACGGCTCCGGCAAGTCCACTCTGGCCTACTCCATCGCCGGCCACCCGAAGTACCAGGTGACCAGCGGCGAGGTGCTGCTGGACGGGGAGAGCGTGCTGGAGATGAGCGTGGACGAGCGCGCCCGCGCCGGCCTGTTCCTGGCCATGCAGTACCCGGTGGAGGTACCGGGCGTGACCGTCTCGAACTTCCTGCGCACCGCCAAGACCGCGATCGACGGCCAGGCACCCGCACTGCGCCACTGGGTCTCCGACGTGCGCGGCACGATGAAGGACCTGCGGATGGACCCGGTATTCGCCGAGCGGAACGTGAACGAGGGCTTCTCCGGCGGTGAGAAGAAGCGTCACGAGATCCTCCAGCTGGAGCTGCTCAAGCCGAAGTTCGCCGTCCTGGACGAGACCGACTCCGGCCTCGACGTGGACGCCCTGCGCGTCGTCGCCGAAGGGGTGAACCGGGTGAAGGACAACACGGAGGTCGGCATCATGCTGATCACCCACTACACCCGGATCCTGAACTACATCACCCCGGACTTCGTGCACGTGTTCGTGAACGGACGGGTGGCCGAGCAGGGCGGCCCAGAGCTGGCCGACCGGCTCGAGGCCGAGGGTTACGACCGCTTCCTCACCCCGGCCTGA
- a CDS encoding non-heme iron oxygenase ferredoxin subunit, translating into MTAQVVASRDDLEPGEAMRLELDGADGSLVEVALARAEDGQYYAINDICSHGQVSLSEGEIDGDTLECWLHGSMFDLRTGRPLALPATRPVPVYPVTYDGDHVLVDVDVPATVTD; encoded by the coding sequence GTGACCGCACAGGTGGTCGCCTCCCGCGATGATCTGGAGCCCGGTGAGGCGATGCGGCTCGAGCTGGACGGCGCAGACGGATCCTTGGTGGAGGTAGCGCTCGCCCGGGCCGAGGACGGGCAGTACTACGCCATCAACGACATCTGCTCCCACGGTCAGGTCTCCCTCTCCGAGGGGGAGATCGACGGGGACACGCTGGAGTGCTGGTTGCACGGCTCCATGTTCGACCTGCGCACCGGCCGCCCGCTCGCTCTACCGGCCACCCGGCCGGTGCCCGTATATCCGGTGACCTACGACGGAGACCACGTCCTGGTGGACGTGGACGTCCCGGCCACCGTCACAGACTGA
- a CDS encoding GNAT family N-acetyltransferase, translating into MTISYRPWREGDEVAVREALGDPDTPQSALDRPLLGPDAADPWRRCLVAVEGEQVVAAAAVSEARLHPTRLWLYVEVAASHRRQGIGTELVRRLREEEAPSGVRAVRSRYTGAATAAAGFAAALGMAQIQQSKIVRIPAGILPEPMLGPAGPVLEDLATGSVELTKLVAAYYDEVHSSWDPSEMTLGRAQDLLLAPQTGAHGAVVLRDRASELGGRMLAFAVSYPPAPAEGEESAPRPETELLVGYATELAVSRARAAVRQLLAMTTARYPVQVEVDDAMTPVADVVAALVSAEQAELVTETTLVASDAS; encoded by the coding sequence ATGACGATCAGCTACCGCCCCTGGCGGGAGGGGGACGAGGTCGCAGTGCGCGAAGCGCTCGGCGACCCGGACACCCCACAGTCAGCCCTGGACCGCCCTCTGCTCGGTCCGGACGCCGCCGACCCGTGGCGCCGGTGCCTGGTCGCCGTCGAGGGCGAGCAGGTCGTGGCCGCTGCCGCGGTCAGCGAGGCCCGGCTCCACCCCACCCGGTTATGGCTGTACGTGGAGGTAGCGGCCAGCCACCGGCGTCAGGGCATCGGTACGGAGCTGGTACGGCGTCTACGCGAGGAGGAAGCGCCGTCGGGGGTGCGGGCTGTACGCAGCCGGTACACCGGTGCGGCCACCGCGGCGGCGGGCTTCGCCGCTGCCCTGGGGATGGCCCAGATCCAGCAGAGCAAGATCGTACGCATCCCGGCGGGGATACTGCCCGAGCCGATGCTCGGGCCGGCCGGCCCGGTGCTGGAGGACCTGGCCACAGGCAGCGTGGAACTGACCAAGCTGGTGGCGGCCTACTACGACGAGGTGCACTCCTCCTGGGACCCGTCCGAGATGACGCTGGGCCGGGCACAGGACCTGCTCCTCGCCCCGCAGACAGGTGCCCACGGTGCTGTGGTGCTGCGGGACCGGGCCAGCGAGCTGGGTGGGCGCATGCTGGCGTTCGCGGTCTCCTATCCGCCGGCACCCGCGGAAGGCGAGGAGTCGGCGCCGCGGCCGGAGACCGAGCTGCTGGTCGGGTATGCCACCGAGCTGGCGGTCTCTCGGGCCCGGGCAGCGGTGCGTCAGCTGCTGGCGATGACCACGGCGCGCTACCCCGTGCAGGTCGAGGTCGACGATGCGATGACCCCGGTGGCCGACGTCGTCGCCGCTCTGGTGAGCGCTGAGCAGGCCGAACTGGTCACCGAGACCACCCTGGTCGCCTCGGACGCGAGCTAG
- the sufU gene encoding Fe-S cluster assembly sulfur transfer protein SufU gives MNDAMTQLYQQVILDHARERHGYGLVAPHAGESFQVNPTCGDEIRLRVHLDVTGTAPMIEKVSWEGVGCSISQASASVLTDLVRQVSVSEADQLAETFRALMNNRGRSLSAEQDEMLGDAAAFTGVAQYPARIKCALLGWMALRDALAHALTQGARPGEERDEQR, from the coding sequence ATGAACGATGCGATGACCCAGCTCTATCAACAGGTGATCCTGGACCATGCCCGGGAACGCCACGGCTACGGCCTGGTGGCTCCGCACGCGGGGGAGTCCTTCCAGGTGAACCCCACCTGCGGGGACGAGATCCGGTTGCGGGTGCACCTGGATGTCACCGGCACTGCCCCGATGATCGAGAAGGTCAGCTGGGAGGGAGTGGGCTGCTCCATCTCCCAGGCCTCCGCCTCCGTGCTCACCGACCTGGTCCGCCAGGTGAGTGTGTCCGAGGCGGATCAGCTGGCGGAAACCTTCCGGGCACTGATGAACAACCGCGGCCGCTCGCTCTCGGCCGAGCAGGATGAGATGCTGGGAGATGCAGCCGCCTTCACCGGTGTGGCGCAGTACCCGGCCCGGATCAAGTGCGCCCTGCTCGGCTGGATGGCTCTGCGGGACGCCCTCGCACACGCACTCACCCAAGGCGCCCGCCCAGGAGAAGAACGGGATGAACAACGATGA
- the sufD gene encoding Fe-S cluster assembly protein SufD → MSTTTTENTTLSTDHSQASADGAHSHGLVPESSRGDRATSFALADFPAPTGREEEWRFSPMNRLAPLMGGGLTGTGPQVQVDADEQVRIEHVGRADERLGTAGAPGDRLAAIAWESFTEALVVTIPRQHAATKEVLITLTGTDSTPAAQHVSIIAEELSEAVVVLDHRGDAALTQTVEVHVGDGAHLRVVSVQDWDAGAVHASSHRATLGRDATLRHVVVTLGGDVVRLTPESIFTGAGGDVQMDGLYFADAGQHQEHRLFVDHAVPNCISRVTYKGALQGEDAHIVWIGDVLIRKEAEGTDTYELNRNLVLTDGARADSVPNLEIETGEIEGAGHASATGRFDDEQLFYLRSRGIPEDAARRLVVRGFFAEMIHKIGVASVEERLLAAIDAELDTVLGHLTGAYDETEDERAVIEAIESGARQ, encoded by the coding sequence ATGTCGACCACCACAACTGAGAACACCACGCTGAGCACCGATCACTCCCAGGCGTCGGCCGACGGTGCGCACAGCCACGGACTGGTGCCGGAATCGTCCCGCGGAGACCGCGCGACGTCCTTCGCCCTGGCGGACTTCCCCGCCCCGACCGGGCGCGAGGAGGAGTGGCGGTTCTCCCCGATGAACCGCCTCGCCCCGCTGATGGGCGGCGGGCTCACCGGTACCGGCCCGCAGGTGCAGGTGGACGCCGACGAGCAGGTGCGGATCGAGCACGTCGGACGTGCGGACGAACGCCTCGGCACCGCCGGCGCCCCCGGTGACCGGCTCGCCGCTATCGCCTGGGAGTCCTTCACCGAAGCCCTCGTGGTGACCATCCCCCGCCAGCACGCCGCCACCAAGGAGGTGCTGATCACCCTCACCGGGACCGACAGCACGCCCGCGGCGCAGCACGTGAGCATCATCGCCGAGGAACTGTCCGAGGCGGTCGTGGTGCTCGACCACCGCGGTGATGCCGCGCTCACCCAGACCGTGGAGGTGCACGTCGGCGACGGCGCACACCTGCGGGTGGTCTCGGTGCAGGACTGGGACGCCGGTGCCGTGCATGCCAGCAGCCACCGCGCGACGCTCGGCCGGGACGCGACCCTGCGGCACGTCGTGGTCACTCTCGGCGGGGACGTGGTCCGGCTCACCCCGGAGTCGATCTTCACCGGTGCCGGCGGGGACGTGCAGATGGACGGTCTGTACTTCGCCGACGCCGGCCAGCACCAGGAGCACCGGCTGTTCGTGGACCATGCGGTGCCGAACTGCATCTCCCGGGTCACCTACAAGGGCGCACTGCAGGGCGAGGACGCGCACATCGTGTGGATCGGCGACGTGCTGATCCGCAAGGAGGCCGAAGGGACCGACACCTACGAGCTGAACCGGAACCTGGTCCTCACCGACGGTGCCCGCGCCGACTCGGTGCCGAACCTGGAGATCGAGACCGGCGAGATCGAGGGTGCCGGGCACGCCTCGGCCACCGGCCGGTTCGACGACGAGCAGCTGTTCTACCTGCGCTCGCGCGGGATCCCCGAGGACGCCGCCCGCCGCCTGGTGGTGCGCGGATTCTTCGCCGAGATGATCCACAAGATCGGTGTCGCCTCGGTGGAGGAGCGGCTGCTCGCTGCGATCGACGCCGAGCTGGACACTGTGCTCGGACACCTCACCGGTGCCTACGACGAGACCGAGGACGAGCGCGCCGTGATCGAGGCGATCGAGTCCGGGGCGAGGCAGTGA